The genomic stretch GACCGTTTGTATTTTTGTGCAAAAGAGCTTTCACATAACCGCTTCAATTaatacaaatatttaattcaaaatgaaatttccagcATTTTCGTAAGGGGATCCCAAGATACGTTTTTccttttcaataattttgtttgctCTATTCGTTCTACGAGTATTTCAGAGAGTATCGACTCTCTTTAcgtttcttttgttgacaTGTGGAACGATGTGGAACAAATGAAACTGTAGGAAGTCAAGCACATAAATGGTCTAACTGCGATGATTGTAGAAAAGGgaatgaaataacaaatttttgagaatgtaGGTCGAAATATGAAGTGAGCTAGAAAACATTTCCGTCTCAAAGGAATGCAGCAACAAATCGACAATAGTAAAAGCACCGTCGAAAGAAActctaatttatttatgttggCGCGTATTAATCTTCACAGCGTCTAAGCACTCCTTTTTTGTCAGCACAAAACCCTCCTCTCCACTTTTACCCTCTACCActgacaatttcaatttcatttcctcACGTTTCATCTTTTATTTTATGCTCTGAAATGTTTTTGCTGTTTATTTACTTTCgaatatcattttattttaggCAACAACATTCTGTATATCGGTATGTATGGTCCGAAGGGTCCATGCGAAGAAGTCCAAGTCAAACATATGGGACGTAACATTTATCAAGTCAATTACTTTGTACGCGAAAGAggagaatttattttgataattaaatGGGGTGAAGAACACATTCCTGGATCACCTTTTAGAGTCGAAGTTTAGTGATGTGGTGGTATAACCTGAATAGCGTACCGTACAATttatcaagtttttttttattatcaatccattttatattttactctTCTGGTTAAAAGCAACGAAAACGCAATCTTAGAAGTTTAGCTTGGAAAAcgaaatgttcttttttttgccttGCACACGACCactgcaaaataaatttgtattttttttctgctgctaattttatttttagttcatGGAACAGTGAAGAAATTATCTTAGCCATATCGTATGCATATAATACTTTATAACTATAAACAATGTcgaccgataaaaatattttaaatatttaatctcATGGATACTGAACGTATACTTTCgcgtttaatattttttttcagtcaatcgaaaaagaacgaaatagaaagaaacaaacaacaaaatgtaaagtcaatgttgattttttgtttaaaataaaacttattgattcaaaaattaaattgacttTTTAGCAAATACGCAAAGTGAAGACGGCCGATTCGATCTTCTTCAACATATAAATCCAAGcaaaatccaaaataaaaataaaattttccttgatccattaaaaatttagagaGATGTGCCTGCTATTACATAGCCCAGGAAACGAATGTGATAATTTGTCCAATCTTTGAAATAACATAGGAATAAATGGGATATTGTACAGCAATGAAATTAGTTTATAACTTCCATCACCACGCTAATGATGATATCTCGTATTGGCAGTAATAATTCGCTTACTGATCTTAATGGTCCCTCGAATACTTCAATCATATAATGTCAAATCTATTACCTCATCTGTTGGAAGTACCGCTTTTTGTGAGGTTATTGCTGCAACTTCATAACATGCATTTAAAAGGGAATGCTGAACAGACTCAGCTCGTATTTTGCTCGGATTGTATCTTAAGTTTTTATCTTGATGATTTTCGCTGCTGATTAACCCAACCGCTCGTTGTGTTCATGCCgctaataataaaattttgaaggcgattaaattgcaattaacattttgtagaacAGCCAAGTATTTATTTGTAGCGGTCTCTGCATTGTGTTCAAAGCTTCACTGTAAAACGGTTTACCAACAATAACGAAGCAAAAGTTGGAAACTAGTTTATCAGAGAAAATGTGATGAAATATCGATATGACGAGATTTCACGTGCATCGAAGTTTACTTTTAACTTCCATCTAACGTGTAAGGAAGGTCTACCACGGTGACAGCCTTGAGCCATCAATAAATACGTACAaacgaatttgaatttatcgTTTTGAGTCGACCGAGGTAATGAAATAAGAACTTTTGATTGTCAACAAGGTAAGTAACTGTTTACTAAAAGTTCAGCTTTCAAAGATTTTGGTAAATtcttttacgtgttacggcatgtttcattttcatttacattgcctaatcacgtaaagcattgtacttacgaggttccaagttgttatttattcgggtcgggctgtaacaccccacttatcaaatacacaacttggaacctcggaagtaatatactattaagtTCTCAAGAAGAGTGTTTTTGAATTAGATTGTTCCTTCATTAAACTTTCGTCATTGGTCTTTTTTATCAACAGATTTCAATCGAAGTCAGACACAAAACAATGTACAGAAAAACAGATTCGCAAAGAATTAAAATCCAGCGACATGACTTGCATAAAAGCAAACTTTTTACAAAGTAAAAGTTTTTGGTAAGTTTTGtcaaattataagaaaaaaaaatcaaaaaaactaATTCGACTCACATCATTATTTCAAAGAATACAGTCAGCAGTGGAAAGCATAATTTTGCATAATATACAAGATGAGTTTCACGATAGTAACCAGGAATAGGAATACAAATTGCTTTTGACCTATTCCGATTGAACGAAGTGTTTTGTATCATATTTCATTCATCTAAGCTCGTCGATCATAGAGCAGATCGAAATACAGTGTTACATTTTTGAATCTTGTTTTATTTACTTACAGGGTGCAGTcataaagttttaaaatttaaaggaaagtttgaatttattaGACATGTAAATCACGACGATCgaacttagtgacatattttcggccaagacattttttaaatcaattttttggctcatttttggttaaatagagaaaaatattagaagttaacatttttgtacctacgtttgaccaaaaatgagcAACTTATAacttcatggtaaaaaatcgatttaaaaatttctcagCCGAAAATGTGTCACTAAGTTCAACGAttcattattttgtatgaaagattaccaaataaaaattaataaaagcaTTGAATTCGTATCATTTATTAAGTCGTTGATTCAATCCTATTCGTCCATTTCGTGCAGCCTTTTCGATTTCTATAACAAGGTACAAGTCGATTTAagtgattcttttgaaaaatagcATACCAAAtgcggacgcattttctagtggaatctTTTATATGTTCCTAGGACTTcgataaaattacctttcgaaTGAGACCCCActcgaccatgtacgtttttgTGTATCTCGAGagatttcagtaagaacagtgtaagtcttcggttgaaaacttgtGGATGaacagtgtggatgaattttaaacccaataagtccctacTCAGCTCAATaatacatgtgattacctttctaatgacaccctcTACGTCTCGTGCAacttaagaaatttttgtaagaaaatagcaagtttcgaagaattttcttgaaacCGGATTTTGGTTTCCACTAAAAAATTCCattagaaaatgcgtccgatttcgttAGGCTGTTTATCAAAAGAATCCCTATTTAAGATGTTACTTACTGGGAAAGTAATTTTAGCATAGTCTATTGTCAACATAGTCTATGAACAATGTAAGTTATTGTAAGTAAGGGTTGAAGATGTGTGCTAATTAATCAAAAGATTCAGAATCACAATTTCCTCATAGGAATACAGTTTGATGGAGCATAACACCGTTACGCATCGTTATACGTAAATAACATGTCATTCtgaaaaataaagcaaaagtCTAAGTGTACACTAGATACACATACATAAATGATCATCAGGCGAAAACTTCGGAGGATACTCAACAAGTAATGAAGAAAAGCAAGAACTAACGTTTCGATCTTACTCGTGTGATAAATTCCTAAATAAGTTCGTAGTACAGACTCTGTACTCAATGTGTCCGATACCGAAAAACGATGGTTACTTACGCCTACATCTCTCATTTAGTACGCTTTGAAAGTAGCTACGTTTGAGCACCTTTTAAGTTAACTGACCCTAACCAAGGTTGTTAAGGAGGTCACCATTGaaagtacaaaccaggtatgatCTGtgcatacaaaccggaggaaacaactatttcatataaaagtgagtctgtttatatgaaattgctATTTCCTCCGCTTCATTCAAATGTTGACATAAGACCATACCTATAGAGTATACGTTCATTGGGTAACATAGATCTTGTCAACTACTTTTAAAAACTATCGCCACCGATTCGAATTCAATCGAGTAATCCTTCATTGTATCTACAGTTTTGTCTTTCAGAtgttttttctataaatttgtttttattctctcaaattaatattttaatcaCTCGGAATGATTCCAAGACGATATAATACAGAATCAACTCACAAAGTAATTTTGCACATTCCCTATCGCACGCATATCAACTACAAAGTTACATTTTTACGAAACTCTagacacaaaatttttcgtctgGACCAAAAATGCCAGAACTGCCAGtgttgagaaaattgaatttgaattgggATAGAAGATTGGAAAAGCTTCTAAATAACAGAGATGCTCAGGTGATACTAATGTGAAGGAGAATTTATGGAACCAATAAAACCACTAAATGCAATATCAACTGCTTGCAGGACGATTACTTTCAGATTTATTCAGACGCTTCAAACACAACGATCTCTACAATTTGCATAAATTCGAACAGAAGTGGATTTACGGATgtttgtttcgaaattttaattatagtAGATAGTGGTGGACTTACAGTTTTCCTTTCAGTCTTGTTGGAGTGACACAGACGATACTCGCAGAGATGATGTAAGCAATATTATTACATTGTTTACCACaggaaaaataattgaattcatCAAGCCATTTCATTTAGATAGTTATACGGCTGTCTGAACATGCCTTCTACAATACTAAGGTCAATCCATTTCCACAACTGAATTTCCCACCGACCGTTAGTTTATCTATTTATATCCAATTAAAGCGTTCCTTCAAGGATATTTCTCTCATTTAGattaaatctgaaaaaaaattgtccaaaATCATTGAAGATGTGGCTCCTGCAGGCGGTGTTGCAGAAGCAGTGATCGATATTCGTATCAATGAAGATGTAAATCTTATTGGTGTCGCAAGTGAGGCAGATACGTTTAGTCCTACAGTGATTCCTGACAATGGATTTATTGATGAAGAAACTGACCTTCAGAACAATCAAAAATTACCACCTGCAGAAGCTTGTAGTACAAGTAAAGAGGCAGTTGATGGGAACAATGAAGATACGGATGTCTCCCCTGAAGTAAAAGACAATCAGAGTAATTCTTGCTGTGCAATCAATGACCTAGTCAATCAGAACAACGGCTTTGTAACTGCAGATGATGTCGTAATTGAAGTTAAAGACGATCAGAGTAACAAAACGATGGCTTGTGATGTGAACTGTGATCTAGCTAACGGTCAGAACAGTAGTGAGATTGTTCTTCCTGCTGCACATGGGAATGCAAATGTTCATACAGTGACTCTTGAAGATGAATTTATTAATGAAGCTACAGATGAACCTAAAAATGAAGACATGGTTGCTCCGTCTGAAGTCACTGACAGCCAAAACATTACAGAGAATTTGATAAATACTTCAAATGAGAAGAAAAACGGATGTGACAATGAAGACCCAGTACGGGCTATTGACGATGTTACAAATAGTACTGCAGAGGAACAGAACAAAGGGGTCATGGCTGTTGAAAATATCGACAACAATGATATTATCGAAGATAAAAGTCAGACTCCCTGTTCAATCCCTGTTGATAATTCTACTCAGATTCAAGTTaattcaacagaaaatgcAATGGAAGAAAAAATAGCTGTTCCTCAGCTGGTTTCGGTTTGTACTTCAAATTAAACGTTTAGTTAACTTTAATCCACTTCATGGAATTTTCTACTGCGTTGTTAAGAATCTTGTTTTACAGAAATCCAGTATCGAGTCATCCAAATCGATCCGAAACTTAGTAATGAAAGAAatcgaattttaaaattctttttgattAAGACACCAAAATGTTTCAGAACAACAATATAGACGAGGTGAAACGGACTAATTCCAACCCTGAGCCGGTTTCCAGTCAGGTTGCTCCATTCCTTCTTCAAATATTGATAGCTTTTAGAGTAGGTTCATCAACCACCCCTTTTCGGTTTCAGACTTCTTCGAAGAACAATTCTGGATTAGAGATGCGTAAAAAGCGATACAGAAAAACAGTTGACGCTAACCATCGTAGTAAGTTACGttcttttaatataaatttttaaccTCTTGAACGTTGACTAAAAAAGGACTGACAAACATCTagtcaaacattttccagattaaatcaaatcttatttttctcttctttttccaGAGAATGTGCAGAGTCAACTGAGTAAATCGTCtgtaagtaaaaataaaattcataaaacgaCTGAGCCAATCGATagtcacaaaaatattaactACTTAGGGTTGTACTAAGGTTACATCTACAACAACTGTACAAGTGACAACGAATGACGATACAGTATTCGATGCCTTGGCAGATATGCCCGAATTCATTAACTCTTCGGTAAGATTTTCTGtgaagttttaaatttaatctgCGTTAACAATCGAAATTTAATACGCACAGGTAATTAACCTAGCGTCATCCTACATAGAAAGCAGAATGCGACAAGAGAAAAATCAACGGACCAGATTCATTGACTTCGATAGTGCGCTTCCATCTAGTTCTTCTAGCTTTACCCAGTCATGGAGGAACGAAAAGCTCTCATCGATAGACGATGAGTACATAAGTCCACGCGAAGCCTATAAGCAGTTGAACAATTTGTTGAAGGACGGGGTGAGTcctttaatttgaattttcagatttgcatattagatttcaatttcatcatCCGCAGACCAACGAAAACCTTAAAGCTGTTATGTATGACGAGTAAGTTaggatttttcaattaatcttCATATCTTCATTGGAAGAGCCGCATTAgaaggattcttttgaaaacgtCCTTTCAAAGTTCAGGCCAACAAGATATACCCCTGGGGTCTGATTTCGTCGAGGccgttttcaaaagaatctctcTATTATGCCGTTACTCTCCTAAAGACTTAcctaactactttaaccgtaAAACAGTTACAATGGATTCCGTTTTGATGACGACGTCGCCTCATCCGAAGACGAATTTCTTAGCGACATTGAAGATTTGAACTTGACCAAAGCAAATTGGACGCCACCGGAATCGGAATTACGTAGACAggttgcaattattttgaaaaaaattcacccgcTGGAAAACAACTACAGCAGCATCATCGATGATATGCTGGTCAAATATTTGAACTATATCCATTCGAAGCAAAAAGTGGCTAAAGTCAACCGAATCGTCGATTGTGTAAATAAGCCAGTTTCTCAGCAAGAGAAAACCGAAATGTTGATCAGACGAGAAATCAACGATAAGAAATTGAATCGTGAATTTTATCATTCACCAATGGAACCATCGGATTTTGTAAGTCAAGGTCGAGTAAACGTTGTTGAGTCTCGATATTTCATTGTTTACTTTATAGACGGAACTTTGCGAGCGACGAAGGGAAGCAATTATTAGAAAATACACACGGTGCCATAACGATCGTAAGTTTTGTTACAGTTACTTTATGCGTTCGATTGACGATCGTCCAGTTAGCAATGTTGGTcggaaaattgcaaaattgaaacaaGAATTGGAGTTGATTTTTgcctaaattttttattgatttactgCATTGCACTTGTGTAACAGCTAAGATTAAACACAAAACTTTCTAGACCAAACACGCTTATCACTTTCTGGCAACAAATGCATTTATATATTGATTCACATTATAGACCACTTTGTCATCGAACAGCTCAATCAGTTCCGGTTTCAATGGACTTAATTTGTTAAAGTCAAACTCTTGCaatgaaatttgcattttcccTAAATCGGGAAAGTCATCGGACGATAAATTATGCGTGCACTGTATTCTATTGTAAAtggtttgcaaatttttacagAGATCCATTTTCTTCCGTTCCTTCCTCCACACTGACTTCATTTCATCGTACAGTTCATTTATAATGAATGCATGAATTTTGGCTAGACGAGCTCGTTCCAACAGTTTACTTAATTGTCTGCTCGCAGCACATTTGTGAATGCTTTCCAAATCTTTGAAAAAGTCCTTCCGTTCAGCctgaaataattttccgtTTAATGGATAACGCAATCGATAAATGTTGAGAGGGCCCACATGAACCCTAATAGCTTCTTGACTCGGTGATTTGATCATTTTGGCTAGAGTAAACATTAGCATCCCATAAGCTCTGATAAGTTTTTGTGTATTCATGTCCGTGTTATCCAGGACGATCACCACCTTGTGTGGGTACTTTTCCATCAACTGTCTATTGGCGTCGGAAATCGTTATAATATTGGCATCGAAGAACAGTAAAATTCGTTCAGCTTGTTGGCAGAACCAATCAAAGGCTGGTGTCAAGTCATAGCGATCGATATCAGCCACATGACCATCAATTGCGATTGAATCCTTTTGCATAACATTCGGAACGTCGATTATTGACAGAGTTTCCAATAATGGTGAATTGACTGTCGTACCCTCAAAGTGATTCAAAAAATCTAATCCAAATGCAGAAAGTGGACGGAAGGGCTTCTCCGGATCGAAAACTAACATACTTCCTGATATAAGGTCCTCGTTCTCGCCGAAAACGTATGCATTAAAACACTCATCCATCGGAACGTTTGCCTTGTTTAAAGTGGTAATTATATCAACGTTCGTTGTCTGCTTTATGAAGCGACGTCTGCCAACGGTATCGCCTATGATGACTAACATGGAATTGAGTACAAAATCATAGTCGTTCAAAGGTGGCATGTGAAAATGATGAAAGTGATAATATTCCTCTAATGGAAGGAGTTTAGTTTCGTAAATTGACTTGAGTATATTCCCTTCAATGATATAATCGTCGTCAGTCTCAACACTAAGATAATGGTCCGGTTTTTgggatttaaataaattgaacattttcgattttgacaCACAGCACCGAGTTCGCGTTTCACTGCACTTCTCTtattttttcatagaaaattttcctcGAATAAACGCCAGCTCTTAAAATTTCGCTTCAACAAAACTGAtgcattgaaataaaattcgatGGCTGGTCTGATTATTATCTAGCGAAACggataaaatgataaaagtaaattgataaaaagttgattttTGATTTCGATTGACGCTAGAATGGCTGGATgggtattttattttcaatattcagTAGCTGAGCGTTTGGTgaattcaatttcgaaaaCACTAACACCTCTTGCATACTTAGGCCTTTTACTTTACCTTGAATAGTACAACTTATTCCAATTATTCTGaagacaaaatgaaattatctgATAATTTCAGCAAAAGGACTTCACCACTGTGTATGATAttcaagttttatttttagttcttAAGTCTAGAATGTTGTTTTATTGATCTCTGTAAATACACAACATACAGAGTCACGTAGAACTCATGTGGAGCCATTTGATATCGAGTTGTAATTTTATATGCACCGCACCATGCATGAAGAGCCCATACAAAATATACGCGCTACACCGTAAAAATTCTTGCCGTCGAATAGAGAAATTTCTGAGAGGAGATCGTTGTGATATCAGAAGCGTACCCGACAAAAGTTTGTTAGAACTTCAGGAATCCAGACGAAAATCATCTTTGTAATTGCAATCAATTGGCTACGACTAATAATTTTGCTTATCACAGACTCTGTtcatatcgattttttttccgtgtatCAGAAACGAAATCTGAAACCATCAAacgattttcatcattttcaatgGACATTCCCTTTGCTTGTGTAACAAGACTGGTCATTGCCACAAAGGTA from Bradysia coprophila strain Holo2 unplaced genomic scaffold, BU_Bcop_v1 contig_138, whole genome shotgun sequence encodes the following:
- the LOC119073410 gene encoding uncharacterized protein LOC119073410 isoform X2, producing MIPRRYNTESTHKTQNFSSGPKMPELPVLRKLNLNWDRRLEKLLNNRDAQDDYFQIYSDASNTTISTICINSNRSGFTDSCWSDTDDTRRDDIVIRLSEHAFYNTKVNPFPQLNFPPTIKSEKKLSKIIEDVAPAGGVAEAVIDIRINEDVNLIGVASEADTFSPTVIPDNGFIDEETDLQNNQKLPPAEACSTSKEAVDGNNEDTDVSPEVKDNQSNSCCAINDLVNQNNGFVTADDVVIEVKDDQSNKTMACDVNCDLANGQNSSEIVLPAAHGNANVHTVTLEDEFINEATDEPKNEDMVAPSEVTDSQNITENLINTSNEKKNGCDNEDPVRAIDDVTNSTAEEQNKGVMAVENIDNNDIIEDKSQTPCSIPVDNSTQIQVNSTENAMEEKIAVPQLVSKSSIESSKSIRNLNNNIDEVKRTNSNPEPVSSQTSSKNNSGLEMRKKRYRKTVDANHRKNVQSQLSKSSGCTKVTSTTTVQVTTNDDTVFDALADMPEFINSSVINLASSYIESRMRQEKNQRTRFIDFDSALPSSSSSFTQSWRNEKLSSIDDEYISPREAYKQLNNLLKDGTNENLKAVMYDDYNGFRFDDDVASSEDEFLSDIEDLNLTKANWTPPESELRRQVAIILKKIHPLENNYSSIIDDMLVKYLNYIHSKQKVAKVNRIVDCVNKPVSQQEKTEMLIRREINDKKLNREFYHSPMEPSDFTELCERRREAIIRKYTRCHNDRKFCYSYFMRSIDDRPVSNVGRKIAKLKQELELIFA
- the LOC119073410 gene encoding uncharacterized protein LOC119073410 isoform X1; the protein is MIPRRYNTESTHKTQNFSSGPKMPELPVLRKLNLNWDRRLEKLLNNRDAQDDYFQIYSDASNTTISTICINSNRSGFTDSCWSDTDDTRRDDIVIRLSEHAFYNTKVNPFPQLNFPPTIKSEKKLSKIIEDVAPAGGVAEAVIDIRINEDVNLIGVASEADTFSPTVIPDNGFIDEETDLQNNQKLPPAEACSTSKEAVDGNNEDTDVSPEVKDNQSNSCCAINDLVNQNNGFVTADDVVIEVKDDQSNKTMACDVNCDLANGQNSSEIVLPAAHGNANVHTVTLEDEFINEATDEPKNEDMVAPSEVTDSQNITENLINTSNEKKNGCDNEDPVRAIDDVTNSTAEEQNKGVMAVENIDNNDIIEDKSQTPCSIPVDNSTQIQVNSTENAMEEKIAVPQLVSNLVLQKSSIESSKSIRNLNNNIDEVKRTNSNPEPVSSQTSSKNNSGLEMRKKRYRKTVDANHRKNVQSQLSKSSGCTKVTSTTTVQVTTNDDTVFDALADMPEFINSSVINLASSYIESRMRQEKNQRTRFIDFDSALPSSSSSFTQSWRNEKLSSIDDEYISPREAYKQLNNLLKDGTNENLKAVMYDDYNGFRFDDDVASSEDEFLSDIEDLNLTKANWTPPESELRRQVAIILKKIHPLENNYSSIIDDMLVKYLNYIHSKQKVAKVNRIVDCVNKPVSQQEKTEMLIRREINDKKLNREFYHSPMEPSDFTELCERRREAIIRKYTRCHNDRKFCYSYFMRSIDDRPVSNVGRKIAKLKQELELIFA
- the LOC119073410 gene encoding uncharacterized protein LOC119073410 isoform X3 — protein: MIPRRYNTESTHKTQNFSSGPKMPELPVLRKLNLNWDRRLEKLLNNRDAQDDYFQIYSDASNTTISTICINSNRSGFTDSCWSDTDDTRRDDIVIRLSEHAFYNTKVNPFPQLNFPPTIKSEKKLSKIIEDVAPAGGVAEAVIDIRINEDVNLIGVASEADTFSPTVIPDNGFIDEETDLQNNQKLPPAEACSTSKEAVDGNNEDTDVSPEVKDNQNDVVIEVKDDQSNKTMACDVNCDLANGQNSSEIVLPAAHGNANVHTVTLEDEFINEATDEPKNEDMVAPSEVTDSQNITENLINTSNEKKNGCDNEDPVRAIDDVTNSTAEEQNKGVMAVENIDNNDIIEDKSQTPCSIPVDNSTQIQVNSTENAMEEKIAVPQLVSNLVLQKSSIESSKSIRNLNNNIDEVKRTNSNPEPVSSQTSSKNNSGLEMRKKRYRKTVDANHRKNVQSQLSKSSGCTKVTSTTTVQVTTNDDTVFDALADMPEFINSSVINLASSYIESRMRQEKNQRTRFIDFDSALPSSSSSFTQSWRNEKLSSIDDEYISPREAYKQLNNLLKDGTNENLKAVMYDDYNGFRFDDDVASSEDEFLSDIEDLNLTKANWTPPESELRRQVAIILKKIHPLENNYSSIIDDMLVKYLNYIHSKQKVAKVNRIVDCVNKPVSQQEKTEMLIRREINDKKLNREFYHSPMEPSDFTELCERRREAIIRKYTRCHNDRKFCYSYFMRSIDDRPVSNVGRKIAKLKQELELIFA
- the LOC119073183 gene encoding EH domain-containing protein 3-like, which produces MDECFNAYVFGENEDLISGSMLVFDPEKPFRPLSAFGLDFLNHFEGTTVNSPLLETLSIIDVPNVMQKDSIAIDGHVADIDRYDLTPAFDWFCQQAERILLFFDANIITISDANRQLMEKYPHKVVIVLDNTDMNTQKLIRAYGMLMFTLAKMIKSPSQEAIRVHVGPLNIYRLRYPLNGKLFQAERKDFFKDLESIHKCAASRQLSKLLERARLAKIHAFIINELYDEMKSVWRKERKKMDLCKNLQTIYNRIQCTHNLSSDDFPDLGKMQISLQEFDFNKLSPLKPELIELFDDKVVYNVNQYINAFVARK